In Ictalurus punctatus breed USDA103 chromosome 3, Coco_2.0, whole genome shotgun sequence, the following are encoded in one genomic region:
- the LOC108261316 gene encoding uncharacterized protein LOC108261316: MSKNPDLRNDTYTQVENIINNALNTLLNDAGAEPFEPQSSFFTGNRSSGNQVNGDMKYYFQDGDTKTPAAFLNELKPVSGSAVVQNRMVFNSSSPVPSESLVLSAIQTLLSARLTNLSDSVKVLNFTYEKISDTSYAVNFTLSISNISMSKNHDLRNVTYTQVENIINNALNTLLNDAGAEPFEPQSSFFTGNRSSGNQVNGDMKYYFQDGDTKTPAAFLNELKPVSGSAVVQTRLVFNSSSPVPSESLVFNTTQTLLSARLTKLSHSVKVLNFTYKKISDTSYAVNFTLSISNISMSKNPDLRNNTYTQVENIINNAVNMLLNEPGADPFKPHSSFFTSSGNQVNGDMDYYFQNGDTKTPGAFLNDLKPVLGNVVIRIRLVFKNLTRVPSEADVLNAANALLDSKIRKVRALVTQKLSDPVSIQDVIYEKTGNNSYIISFAFKISNVTISKDLQLRNDTYVLIQNTINSLLNTILNVKDAPAFVFPQANYTFNGTAIEANSEYIFVEGETKWTPSGFLSAILNISGLSTFTTPAAQTESTVHVVLRPTVQAHSNTTTTGGNSAWILGIIIPCSIVIILIPCWILLCCLLCGCCAGLRRRYNRRRSYNVQYTTRNGLF, from the exons ATGTCtaagaaccctgacctcaggaacgacacctacacccaagtggagaacatcatcaataatgCT CTTAACACGCTTCTAAATGATGCTGGTGCAGAGCCATTCGAACCCCAGAGCTCTTTCTTCAC TGGTAACAGGAGTTCAGGAAACCAGGTCAATGGTGATATGAAGTACTACTTCCAAGACGGAGACACCAAAacaccagcagccttcctgAATGAGCTTAAACCTGT ATCTGGTTCAGCTGTGGTTCAGAACAGGATGGTCTTCAATTCCTCCTCCCCTGTTCCCAGTGAGAGTTTGGTCCTCAGTGCGATCCAGACTCTTCTCAGTGCTCGACTCACAaacctctctgactctgtaaaAGTGCTGAACTTCACCTACGAGA AAATTTCAGACACCTCCTATGCAGTCAACTTCACATTAAGCATCAGTAACATCAGCATGTCTAAGAACCATGACCTCAGGAACGTCACCTACACccaagtggagaacatcatcaataatgCT CTTAACACGCTTCTAAATGATGCTGGTGCAGAGCCATTCGAACCCCAGAGCTCTTTCTTCAC TGGTAACAGGAGTTCAGGAAACCAGGTCAATGGTGATATGAAGTACTACTTCCAAGACGGAGACACCAAAacaccagcagccttcctgAATGAGCTTAAACCTGT GTCTGGTTCAGCTGTGGTTCAGACCAGGTTGGTCTTCAATTCCTCCTCTCCTGTTCCCAGTGAGAGTTTGGTCTTCAACACAACCCAGACTCTTCTCAGTGCTCGACTCACAAAACTCAGTCACTCTGTAAAAGTACTGAACTTCACCTATAAGA AAATTTCAGACACCTCCTATGCAGTCAACTTCACATTGAGCATCAGTAACATCAGCATGTCtaagaaccctgacctcaggaaTAACACCTACACccaagtggagaacatcatcaataatgCT GTAAACATGCTTCTAAATGAACCTGGTGCAGACCCATTCAAACCCCATAGCTCTTTCTTCAC GAGTTCAGGAAACCAGGTTAATGGTGATATGGATTACTACTTCCAAAACGGAGACACCAAAACACCAGGAGCCTTCCTGAATGACCTTAAACCTGT ATTGGGGAATGTCGTGATACGTATTCGCCTAGTTTTTAAGAACTTGACTAGAGTACCTAGTGAAGCTGATGTTCTCAATGCTGCTAATGCTCTGCTGGACTCAAAGATCAGAAAAGTACGAGCTCTTGTAACACAAAAACTGAGTGATCCTGTGAGCATACAGGATGTCATCTATGAAA AAACTGGCAACAACTCCTACATTATAAGCTTTGCATTTAAAATCAGCAATGTGACCATCTCCAAGGACCTTCAGCTGAGGAATGACACATATGTTTTAATACAAAACACCATCAACAGCCTG CTGAACACTATTCTGAATGTGAAAGATGCTCCTGCGTTTGTCTTTCCACAAGCAAACTACAC GTTTAATGGTACAGCAATTGAGGCTAATTCCGAATACATCTTTGTGGAAGGTGAAACCAAGTGGACACCAAGTGGATTTCTTTCTGCAATACTCAACATTAGTGGGTTGTCGACCTTCACCACTCCTGCTGCTCAAACCGAATCCACTGTCCATGTAGTCCTGAGGCCCACAGTGCAAGCACACagcaacaccaccaccactggaGGAAATTCTGCATGGATCCTGGGAATCATTATCCCCTGCAGTATAG